The genomic region TCTTTGTCTGCTTGAAGACTTTGCCCCCGGCGTCGTCAAAGCGCGCCTTCATGGCGGCGAACATTTCATCCAACTCGGCGTCGTCCATGAACCTGGGCCAGTGGGGAGAGGGCTTCCAGTTGGTCTGGACGAGCCAGCACTCCTTGACGTGGCGCAGGTAGGAATAGCCGAGGGATTCGCCGATTTCAATCTTCATGGGCGCTCCGTTCTAGCGAGATTTGGCGGCGGCACGGGCATTGGCATTGTAGAGGCGGGCTTAACGAGGGGGCAACAGGCCGGCCCTTCGACTGGCTCAGGGCGGGCGAGGTCTCCCTTCAGCGCCTCTGGATACCGGCATTCGCCGGTATGGTGGAGGGGGGCCACAGGGATCGCCCTTACAATAGGGGGCGTGTGGCGCGGGGTTGCGGGATGGGCTATGATTCGCGAAACGCGGAGTGACGGAGGTTTTCCATGGCTGACTACTCAATGGAAGCGTTTATCGAGGACGTGCGGCAGGTCTTTGCTGAGACCGATGACGCGAAGGCGCAGGCGCAAGCGGTGTGCGGGCACATGACGAAACTGCTGCAGGTGCCGAACCTGCTGGACGGCAAGCTGGACGTGCCGGAGACGGGCACCGCGACGGCGAGCCTGTACCAGGACGAGGACTACGGGCACCCGGCGCCGGGGTTCTGGCTGATGTGCAACGCGCAGGCCAAGGGCGGCGCGACGGGCGGCGTGAGCCCCCACGACCATGGCGCGTCGTGGGTGGTCTACGGCGTGTACCAGGGCGCGATCCAGCAATCGACGTGGCGGTGGGGGTTCCACGAGCCCGATCGGACGGCGCCGAACTTCGAGCAGGCTGCCAAGTGGGTGCAGAACCAGGGCGAGGTGGCCTTCTTCCTGCCCGGCGTCATCCACGCACAGAGGAACGTTTTCGATGGGACATCGGTCGTGGTGCGGCTGGAAGGGCAGAAGCTGACCGGCGTCGTACGGCACCGATACAACGCTGACACCGGCGCAGCCACGCTCTACGGCTAGGCCCGGCCGGCAAGAGAGCGCAGGCGTGACGGAAGGCGAGTCCACATCCGCGGCGCGGCGAGGTGACGGTGAGCCGCTTTGGGAGTTGGCCCGCTCTCGCGGGATCGACCGGCGGCAGTTCTTGCGGCTGATGCTGGCCGGGGGCGCGACGGCGGTGCTCGCCGCGTGCGTCGGGATGGAGCCGTCCGGCGGCCGGACTCAGGCTGCACCGACGCAGCCGGTTGGCGAGCCGGTCGCTGACTCATCCTTCTTCAAGGACACCGCTCCATTCATCGTGCGCGACGAACAGGGGTTGGAGGCACGGCTGGAGGAGATGCGGGGGCTCATTACGCCCAACAGCCACTTCTTTGTGCGGAACAACGCTCCGGCCAGCCTTGACGTAGAGGCCTCGGACTGGCGGCTCAGCGTCGAGGGGGACGCGGTCTTGGAGCCGGTGACGCTGACCTATGACGACGTCCGCAGCCTGCCAAACCACACCCTCATTTCGTACCTGGAGTGTGCGGGCAACCACCGGGCGATGTTCGGCATCCTGAACGGGCGGCAGTCGTCGGGGACGCAGTGGATGACGGGGGCCGTCGGGAACGGCGAGTGGGTGGGCGCACGGCTGTCGGACGTGCTGACGCTGGCGGGCATCCGGGACGACGCCGTCAGCGTGATGCTCGTGGGGCTGGACACCGAGGCGCCGGAGCAGGGCTTCCGGTTTGTGCTCCCGGTCGAGAAGGCGATGGACCCGGATACGCTGCTGGCGTACTCGCTCAACGGCGAGACGCTGCCGAGGGACCACGGCTTCCCCATTCGCGCGCTTGTGCCGGGGTGGGTGGGCAGCGCGAATATCAAGTGGCTGGGGCGCATCATCGTGTCCACCGAGCAGCTCTGGACGCGGAA from Chloroflexota bacterium harbors:
- a CDS encoding molybdopterin-dependent oxidoreductase, with the translated sequence MTEGESTSAARRGDGEPLWELARSRGIDRRQFLRLMLAGGATAVLAACVGMEPSGGRTQAAPTQPVGEPVADSSFFKDTAPFIVRDEQGLEARLEEMRGLITPNSHFFVRNNAPASLDVEASDWRLSVEGDAVLEPVTLTYDDVRSLPNHTLISYLECAGNHRAMFGILNGRQSSGTQWMTGAVGNGEWVGARLSDVLTLAGIRDDAVSVMLVGLDTEAPEQGFRFVLPVEKAMDPDTLLAYSLNGETLPRDHGFPIRALVPGWVGSANIKWLGRIIVSTEQLWTRNNTTSYTLIGDAYPPVGESEGVPVTEQVIKSALALPWPAELAAGRRRIHGYAHSPAGRIARVEWSVDEGRTWAEAEVSPTQPDYSWARFEFEWDAAAGERTIMTRATDGAGNAQPDAAPFNEKGYLFNQPLPHPVRVR